A section of the Prochlorococcus marinus XMU1402 genome encodes:
- a CDS encoding high light inducible protein, whose protein sequence is MNKESKIEIKETKNFVDKKELNLWKRGFTPQAEIWNGRMATVGIGLIFIIIALISQFS, encoded by the coding sequence ATGAATAAAGAATCTAAAATCGAGATTAAAGAGACAAAAAATTTCGTTGATAAAAAGGAACTGAATTTATGGAAAAGAGGTTTTACTCCTCAAGCTGAAATATGGAATGGAAGGATGGCAACTGTTGGTATAGGTTTAATATTTATTATTATTGCTTTAATAAGTCAATTTTCTTAA
- a CDS encoding cation:proton antiporter yields the protein MTPERLGLLWGITVFAGACARLFSSFTGFPSVVVLLLSGLFIGRSGLGFVEPLDLGQGLETIVGLLVCLVLFEGGLNLKLPEGNVRNTVLKISLIRLFISLSAGIFIAHWLAGLSWQVAGIYSAIVLATGPTVVSPLVEQIKLASPLSDVLKAEGLLLEPIGAVLALLLLELALGDLHGINEVFIALMQRLGGGVVIGLSSGWLLSEILKKIKNEASFGIELQVTLGFIFLVYGTCEYFLPESGLPASVAAGFIVGKREVIDKQKLDNLIGELAQLAITVLFPLLAADVSWGELSPLGWGGIVCVLMMMIIVRPISIWIATMGRELESKEKLFLAWLAPRGIVTAAVASLFSIRLEQAGILGAGRLQGLVFLTILMTVGIQGLTAKPLANRLMLVQKKG from the coding sequence ATGACGCCTGAAAGGCTGGGATTACTTTGGGGAATAACTGTATTCGCAGGTGCTTGTGCACGTTTATTTTCTTCTTTTACAGGATTCCCAAGTGTTGTTGTTTTATTGCTTTCTGGATTATTCATAGGAAGATCAGGTTTAGGATTTGTTGAGCCTCTAGATTTAGGACAAGGACTTGAGACTATTGTAGGTCTTCTAGTCTGCTTGGTTTTATTTGAAGGAGGACTAAATTTAAAACTACCTGAAGGGAATGTAAGAAATACTGTTTTGAAGATTTCATTAATAAGACTTTTTATTTCATTATCGGCTGGAATCTTTATTGCTCATTGGCTGGCTGGCCTTTCATGGCAGGTTGCAGGAATATATAGTGCCATAGTTCTTGCTACCGGACCCACAGTTGTCTCTCCATTAGTTGAGCAAATAAAATTAGCTTCCCCTCTTTCAGATGTTTTAAAAGCTGAGGGGTTATTACTTGAACCAATTGGCGCTGTATTAGCTTTATTACTTTTAGAACTTGCTTTGGGAGACCTACATGGAATTAACGAGGTATTTATCGCATTAATGCAAAGATTAGGGGGTGGAGTTGTAATCGGATTAAGTTCAGGATGGTTACTATCAGAAATTTTAAAAAAAATAAAAAATGAAGCCTCATTCGGAATAGAGCTTCAAGTTACCCTTGGCTTTATTTTTCTTGTGTATGGAACTTGCGAATATTTTTTGCCAGAATCAGGTTTGCCTGCTTCTGTAGCGGCAGGTTTTATTGTGGGCAAAAGAGAAGTAATAGATAAGCAGAAATTGGATAATCTAATAGGTGAACTAGCTCAATTGGCCATAACTGTTCTTTTCCCTCTTTTGGCCGCTGATGTCTCTTGGGGTGAATTAAGCCCGCTGGGCTGGGGAGGTATTGTTTGCGTTTTGATGATGATGATAATTGTTCGTCCTATCTCCATTTGGATAGCAACGATGGGTAGAGAATTAGAATCAAAGGAAAAATTATTTTTAGCTTGGTTAGCTCCTAGAGGAATTGTTACTGCAGCAGTAGCCTCTCTTTTTTCCATCAGATTAGAACAGGCTGGTATCCTTGGAGCTGGACGTCTTCAAGGTTTAGTGTTTCTTACTATTTTAATGACAGTGGGAATTCAAGGACTTACAGCTAAACCTTTGGCAAATCGATTAATGTTAGTGCAAAAAAAGGGTTAG
- the gltX gene encoding glutamate--tRNA ligase, protein MEKRLRLAPSPTGLFHIGTARTALFNWLYAKKIGGKFLIRIEDTDFLRSKSEYTKNILEGLKWLGLKWDEEPIKQSDRISIHKSYIKKLLECGAAYRCFATDDEITELREEQKKKGLPPKHDNRHRSLSKEEIETFISQGRTSVIRFKIEENIQITWIDQIKGEIKWQGKDLGGDLVLSRRAKGYEIGDPLYNLAVVIDDNYMNITHVIRGEDHISNTAKQILIYEALDLKLPTFSHTPLILNLEGKKLSKRDCVTSIDEFKDMGYLPEALTNYMAFLGWSPKSADSEILSLDKISKIFDLSDINKAGAKFSWEKLNWINSQYIKKMESTKLSEIIKKYWDDMGWEPPSEEWAIKLTILLRDSMNLLKDAIDQSKPFFLLPPIQKEGKDFLENNDSKAFLKNILDYLDERNTVKLDKEKATEILNEISKMHNIKKGILMKSLRIAFFGCLSGPDLIQSWELLSESKSDLSRIERCLN, encoded by the coding sequence TTGGAAAAACGATTAAGACTAGCCCCGAGTCCAACGGGTTTATTTCATATTGGAACAGCGCGAACAGCATTATTCAATTGGTTGTATGCGAAAAAAATAGGCGGAAAGTTTCTTATCAGGATAGAAGATACAGATTTTCTTCGATCTAAATCTGAATATACAAAAAATATATTAGAGGGCTTGAAATGGCTTGGACTAAAATGGGATGAAGAACCTATAAAGCAAAGTGACCGAATTTCGATTCACAAAAGTTATATCAAAAAGCTATTAGAATGTGGTGCTGCATATAGGTGCTTTGCAACAGATGATGAAATTACTGAATTAAGAGAAGAACAAAAAAAGAAAGGATTACCTCCAAAGCATGATAATAGACACAGAAGTCTGTCAAAAGAAGAAATAGAGACATTCATATCCCAAGGGAGGACTTCAGTAATAAGGTTTAAAATCGAAGAAAATATACAAATCACATGGATAGATCAGATAAAAGGTGAAATCAAATGGCAAGGTAAGGACCTGGGCGGTGATTTGGTTTTATCAAGGAGGGCTAAGGGATATGAAATTGGAGATCCTTTGTACAACCTCGCAGTTGTAATTGATGATAATTACATGAATATCACTCATGTAATTAGAGGCGAAGACCATATCTCTAACACTGCAAAACAAATATTAATTTATGAAGCATTAGATCTTAAATTACCTACTTTTTCGCATACACCACTAATACTAAATCTAGAAGGGAAAAAATTATCCAAGAGAGATTGCGTTACTTCAATAGACGAATTTAAAGATATGGGATATTTACCTGAAGCTTTAACAAACTATATGGCTTTTTTAGGTTGGTCGCCAAAATCTGCTGATAGTGAGATCCTTTCACTTGATAAGATATCCAAAATTTTTGACTTGTCAGATATAAATAAAGCAGGAGCTAAATTCAGTTGGGAAAAACTCAACTGGATTAATTCTCAATACATAAAAAAAATGGAATCAACAAAGTTAAGTGAGATCATAAAAAAATACTGGGATGATATGGGTTGGGAACCCCCATCTGAAGAATGGGCAATAAAATTAACAATTTTGCTTAGAGACTCTATGAATCTTTTAAAAGATGCTATTGATCAATCAAAACCATTTTTCTTATTACCTCCAATTCAAAAAGAAGGGAAAGATTTTCTCGAGAATAATGATAGTAAAGCATTTCTAAAAAATATCTTAGATTATTTAGATGAGAGAAACACTGTAAAACTTGACAAAGAGAAAGCCACGGAAATTTTAAACGAAATCTCAAAAATGCATAATATTAAAAAAGGGATTTTAATGAAATCATTAAGAATAGCCTTTTTTGGATGTCTCAGTGGTCCAGATTTAATTCAAAGTTGGGAACTCCTCTCAGAGAGTAAAAGTGATTTATCTCGTATTGAAAGATGTCTTAATTAA
- the rplS gene encoding 50S ribosomal protein L19, translating to MAKEKQEKELETSINADASVDVEVEQKEKNMVSETTQSLSASILIKEFESEQLKKELPEIYVGDTVKVGVRITEGNKERVQPYEGVVIAKRHGGINQTITVRRIFQGIGVERVFMLHSPQVASLKVERRGKVRRAKLFYLRDRVGKATRVKQRFDR from the coding sequence ATGGCCAAAGAGAAACAAGAGAAGGAATTAGAAACCAGTATTAATGCTGACGCATCAGTTGATGTAGAAGTTGAACAAAAAGAAAAAAACATGGTTTCTGAAACTACTCAAAGCTTAAGCGCATCGATTCTTATTAAGGAATTTGAGAGTGAACAATTAAAAAAAGAATTGCCTGAAATCTATGTTGGTGACACTGTTAAGGTTGGAGTAAGAATTACCGAAGGTAATAAAGAAAGAGTCCAACCTTATGAGGGTGTTGTCATCGCAAAAAGGCATGGAGGTATTAACCAGACTATTACAGTTAGAAGAATATTTCAGGGTATAGGTGTTGAAAGAGTATTTATGCTACATAGTCCACAAGTTGCCTCTCTAAAAGTTGAACGTAGAGGTAAAGTAAGAAGAGCTAAGTTATTCTATCTAAGAGATAGAGTAGGAAAAGCTACTCGCGTAAAACAACGCTTCGATCGATAA
- a CDS encoding PepSY domain-containing protein, whose translation MKNSRQFHKALAPWVFLPLLISSITGLLYRVSKDLLGYSREQVHWLMSLHEGEWLGDNGELIYVILNSLGVLWMLITGFQMFSKTISFTKKVTKGESKG comes from the coding sequence ATGAAAAATTCTAGGCAATTTCATAAAGCATTAGCACCTTGGGTTTTCCTTCCATTATTAATATCTTCAATTACAGGTCTTCTTTATAGGGTTTCAAAAGATTTATTAGGTTACTCTAGAGAGCAAGTTCATTGGTTAATGTCTCTCCATGAGGGCGAATGGCTTGGAGATAATGGAGAATTAATATACGTAATATTAAATTCCCTTGGAGTTTTATGGATGCTCATAACAGGATTTCAAATGTTTTCAAAAACAATTTCATTTACCAAAAAGGTTACTAAAGGCGAGTCAAAAGGTTAA
- the map gene encoding type I methionyl aminopeptidase — protein sequence MMKFADLLPKINNSKSNDQKASIPRTRGIEFKSAREIKLMKNSSRIVATVLREIEDLIKPGMTTQDLDDFAAKRIMEMGAVPSNGLGPGFKGIYGFPASICSSINNEVVHGIPSKKKIIQNGDVVKIDTGAYLENYWGDSCITICVGEASNKALKLSKVAKDALYAGLSKIKEGITLYELAGAIEDVVKKNGFSVVEDYTGHGVGRNLHEQPSVFNFRTNELPNVVLRKGMTLAVEPIVNEGTKFCKTLNDDWTVVTKDGKLSAQWEHTIVVLTDGIEILTDRDF from the coding sequence ATGATGAAATTTGCAGATCTCTTACCAAAAATAAATAATTCCAAGTCAAATGATCAGAAAGCCTCTATACCAAGGACTCGAGGTATCGAATTTAAGTCAGCAAGAGAAATAAAGTTAATGAAAAATTCAAGTAGAATCGTCGCAACTGTTCTAAGAGAAATAGAAGATTTAATTAAGCCCGGAATGACTACTCAAGATTTAGATGATTTTGCTGCAAAAAGAATTATGGAAATGGGAGCAGTTCCTTCAAATGGGCTGGGACCTGGTTTTAAAGGTATATATGGCTTTCCTGCAAGTATTTGTTCGAGTATCAATAATGAGGTAGTTCATGGAATTCCCAGTAAAAAAAAGATTATACAAAATGGTGATGTTGTTAAGATTGATACTGGAGCCTACTTAGAGAATTATTGGGGCGATAGTTGTATCACAATTTGCGTAGGGGAAGCAAGCAATAAAGCTTTAAAACTTAGTAAGGTTGCAAAAGATGCTCTTTATGCAGGTCTTTCAAAGATAAAAGAGGGCATTACGCTTTATGAACTTGCTGGAGCTATTGAAGACGTCGTCAAAAAAAATGGTTTTAGTGTGGTTGAGGATTATACAGGACATGGAGTTGGAAGAAATCTTCACGAACAACCTTCAGTATTTAATTTTCGAACCAATGAATTGCCCAACGTAGTCCTTCGTAAAGGAATGACCTTAGCTGTCGAACCTATCGTTAATGAAGGCACTAAATTTTGTAAAACATTAAATGATGATTGGACCGTCGTAACAAAGGATGGAAAATTATCGGCGCAATGGGAGCATACAATAGTTGTTTTAACAGATGGTATTGAAATATTGACAGATAGAGATTTCTAA
- a CDS encoding SDR family oxidoreductase: MINSTQNKQTIGITGASGALGKELTKLFRQKGYKVIGFTHSKNNCKKNLESPNEWVKWECGKEFSLKKHLEKIDILILNHGIYDLSRENSNYEKSIEINALSKFKFLNLFEDIALTNDSIIKKEIWINTSEAELFPALNPSYEISKSLIGQLVSFKKNLLDQNIKNKLIIKKIILGPFKSELNPIGIMSPKFVSKKIYALANSKNYLIIISPNPLTYLIFPLKEFFNFLYCKIIYKYKS, encoded by the coding sequence ATGATTAATTCAACCCAAAACAAACAAACCATTGGTATAACTGGTGCTTCTGGCGCGCTAGGTAAAGAATTAACAAAGTTATTTCGTCAAAAAGGATATAAAGTGATTGGATTTACCCATAGTAAAAATAATTGCAAAAAAAATCTTGAATCTCCAAATGAATGGGTTAAATGGGAATGTGGGAAAGAATTTTCATTAAAAAAACATTTAGAAAAGATAGATATTTTGATTTTGAATCATGGAATCTATGATTTGAGTAGAGAAAATTCTAATTATGAAAAATCAATAGAAATAAATGCATTAAGCAAATTCAAATTTTTAAATTTATTTGAGGATATTGCTCTAACCAATGATTCAATTATAAAAAAAGAGATTTGGATAAACACATCTGAAGCAGAACTTTTTCCAGCCTTAAATCCCTCATATGAGATTAGTAAATCCCTTATTGGTCAATTAGTTTCTTTCAAAAAAAATCTTCTGGACCAAAATATAAAGAACAAATTAATAATTAAAAAAATCATCTTAGGTCCTTTTAAATCAGAACTAAATCCTATTGGTATAATGAGTCCAAAATTTGTTTCAAAAAAAATTTATGCTTTAGCCAATTCAAAAAATTATTTAATAATAATTAGTCCAAACCCATTAACTTACTTAATTTTCCCATTAAAAGAATTTTTTAATTTTTTGTATTGCAAGATCATATATAAGTACAAATCTTAG
- a CDS encoding phosphotransacetylase family protein yields the protein MSDILLIGSCEPFSGKSALVLGIAKRLLQEKKKVRIGKPLATCIELTNLPSMSYEGLIDDDVKFIGSTLNIEEENLISSVGLLDNISAEKRIFNKDLLPGKGFDQIEGLVNDDFEGLNILEAAGSLHEGMIYGLSLPQLAKDLDAKVLIVNLWEDCKSVDALLDAKKQLGEKLAGVVLNGVLPQEVEKVKNEIIPSLKDLDIEVFGVMPKSPLLRSVTVGELVRRLDAQVICCPEKDQLLVETLSIGAMGVNSAMEFFRRRRNMAVVTGADRTDIQLAALEASTQCLILTGLGDPLSQLIHRAEELEVPILKVGLDTLSSVEIIEQAFGHVRIHESVKASYAIQLVQEHVNLKRILEKIAFPCNFSDKC from the coding sequence ATGAGCGATATATTGTTAATTGGTTCTTGTGAACCATTTAGTGGTAAGTCTGCATTGGTTCTTGGGATAGCAAAAAGACTCTTACAAGAGAAAAAAAAAGTACGAATTGGCAAACCATTAGCAACATGCATAGAACTTACTAATCTTCCTTCAATGTCATATGAAGGATTAATTGATGATGATGTTAAGTTTATTGGATCCACATTAAATATAGAAGAGGAGAATTTAATTTCTTCAGTAGGATTATTGGACAATATATCAGCTGAAAAAAGAATCTTCAATAAAGATTTACTCCCAGGAAAAGGATTTGATCAAATTGAAGGATTGGTTAATGATGATTTTGAAGGCCTGAATATTTTAGAAGCAGCTGGAAGTCTTCATGAAGGTATGATTTATGGCTTAAGTCTCCCACAACTAGCTAAGGATTTAGATGCGAAAGTTTTAATTGTGAATTTATGGGAAGATTGTAAAAGCGTGGATGCATTACTTGATGCGAAAAAACAATTAGGTGAGAAATTGGCAGGTGTTGTACTGAACGGAGTGTTGCCGCAAGAAGTCGAAAAAGTTAAAAATGAAATAATACCTTCTCTTAAAGATCTGGATATTGAAGTTTTTGGGGTGATGCCTAAATCACCACTGCTTAGAAGTGTCACTGTTGGAGAGCTTGTAAGAAGACTAGATGCCCAAGTGATTTGTTGCCCTGAAAAAGATCAATTACTTGTTGAAACATTAAGTATTGGTGCAATGGGGGTAAATTCTGCAATGGAATTTTTCAGAAGAAGACGAAATATGGCTGTAGTCACTGGAGCTGATAGAACTGATATACAACTTGCTGCTTTGGAGGCTTCAACTCAATGCCTCATTCTAACTGGTTTAGGAGACCCTCTTTCACAATTGATTCATAGAGCAGAGGAATTGGAGGTGCCAATTTTAAAGGTTGGATTAGATACACTTTCCTCAGTAGAAATTATTGAACAAGCTTTTGGTCATGTCAGAATACATGAATCTGTTAAAGCATCTTATGCTATTCAATTAGTTCAAGAGCATGTAAATCTAAAAAGAATTCTCGAAAAGATTGCTTTTCCCTGCAATTTTTCAGATAAATGCTAA
- a CDS encoding DNA recombination-mediator protein A: protein MSRSLDLPATEGVDALAQELAKLQDKGKRRIAFLGTRHVPVVDIHLIELIARSLAEEGHNILTSGSQGVNAAVIRAVLDINPSLLTVLLPQSLDRQLPEIKDQLERVMHLVEKSENDELPLPLASSLCNQEIITRCDQLICFAFHDSETLLNSCRCAEEMGKVVSLLFFD from the coding sequence TTGAGCCGCTCTTTAGATTTACCAGCAACAGAAGGCGTTGATGCCTTAGCTCAAGAACTTGCAAAACTCCAAGACAAAGGTAAAAGGAGAATTGCTTTTTTGGGCACTAGACATGTACCTGTTGTCGATATTCATTTGATTGAGTTGATAGCAAGATCATTAGCAGAGGAAGGGCATAATATCCTTACATCTGGATCTCAAGGGGTTAATGCTGCGGTTATTCGTGCTGTACTAGATATTAATCCATCATTATTAACTGTTTTATTGCCACAAAGCCTTGATAGACAACTTCCCGAGATAAAAGATCAACTTGAAAGGGTTATGCATTTGGTTGAAAAAAGTGAAAATGATGAATTGCCTTTGCCACTCGCAAGCAGTCTTTGTAATCAAGAAATCATTACAAGGTGTGATCAATTAATATGTTTTGCTTTTCACGATAGTGAAACCTTATTAAACAGTTGTAGATGTGCCGAAGAAATGGGGAAAGTGGTTAGTTTATTATTTTTTGACTAA
- a CDS encoding YajQ family cyclic di-GMP-binding protein has translation MAESFSFDVVSDFDRQELVNTLDQVKREISQRYDLKGTETTIHLDKENIFITTNSELTLNAVNDIIRQKAIKRNLSLKIFDYGDLEIASGNKVKQKILLIQGIKQEIAKKISKNIRDQIKKINVSINGETLRVSSKSKNDLQLAIKLVTNLEESLNIPLKANNFR, from the coding sequence ATGGCTGAAAGTTTTTCATTTGATGTAGTTTCTGATTTTGATAGACAGGAATTGGTTAACACTTTGGATCAAGTAAAAAGGGAAATTTCTCAGCGTTATGATTTAAAAGGAACTGAAACAACAATTCATTTAGATAAAGAAAATATTTTTATAACGACTAACAGTGAACTTACCCTAAATGCTGTTAATGACATAATTAGACAAAAGGCAATAAAAAGAAACTTATCTTTAAAAATTTTCGACTACGGTGATCTTGAAATAGCTAGTGGTAATAAAGTAAAACAGAAAATTCTTTTAATACAAGGAATTAAACAAGAAATAGCAAAAAAAATCAGTAAAAATATCAGAGATCAAATCAAAAAGATAAACGTTAGTATTAATGGTGAAACACTCAGAGTTTCTAGTAAGAGCAAAAATGATCTTCAATTAGCAATTAAGCTCGTAACTAACTTGGAGGAGTCTTTGAATATTCCACTAAAGGCAAATAACTTTAGATAG
- a CDS encoding prohibitin family protein, with protein sequence MSTSFKNVTPTGPGGTATLLIVLSFTGFLLLTQSLFVVPSGQVAVVTTLGKVSGPSRRAGLNFKLPFVQSVYPFDIKTQVQPEKFETLTKDLQVIRATATVKYSVKPNEAGRIFATIASRNSDVYQKIVQPSLLKALKSVFSQYELETIATEFAVISEKVGDTVAQELNSFDYVDVKSLDLTGLEIAEEYRAAIEQKQIAGQQLLRAKTEVEIAEQEALRYETLNRSLDDQVLFKLFLDKWDGSTQVVPGLPGSEGGSPPVIVGGRR encoded by the coding sequence ATGTCAACATCTTTTAAAAATGTCACTCCAACTGGTCCGGGCGGAACGGCTACACTTCTTATTGTATTATCATTTACTGGATTTCTTTTACTCACTCAGTCTCTTTTTGTTGTCCCTTCTGGACAAGTTGCAGTGGTAACAACATTAGGTAAAGTAAGTGGTCCATCAAGGAGAGCTGGCTTAAATTTTAAACTTCCATTCGTTCAGTCTGTTTATCCATTTGATATTAAAACTCAAGTTCAACCTGAAAAATTTGAAACATTAACCAAGGACCTTCAGGTTATTAGGGCTACAGCTACTGTCAAGTACTCAGTAAAGCCTAATGAAGCAGGAAGGATTTTCGCTACAATTGCAAGTAGAAATAGTGATGTTTATCAAAAAATTGTTCAGCCATCTCTACTTAAAGCTCTTAAATCTGTCTTTTCTCAATATGAATTAGAGACAATTGCTACGGAATTCGCAGTTATTTCAGAAAAAGTTGGAGATACCGTTGCTCAAGAACTTAATTCATTTGATTATGTAGATGTCAAAAGTTTAGATCTGACTGGACTTGAAATTGCTGAAGAATACAGAGCTGCAATTGAACAAAAGCAAATAGCTGGTCAGCAACTACTTAGAGCAAAGACAGAAGTAGAAATTGCTGAACAAGAGGCACTTAGATATGAGACATTAAATAGAAGTCTTGATGATCAGGTACTTTTCAAATTATTTCTCGACAAATGGGATGGTAGTACACAAGTTGTTCCTGGTTTGCCAGGTTCAGAAGGTGGTAGTCCCCCAGTAATAGTCGGTGGTAGAAGATAA
- the hemL gene encoding glutamate-1-semialdehyde 2,1-aminomutase, with product MTEILNYTKSEEIFSAAQQLMPGGVSSPVRAFKSVGGQPIVFDRVKGPFAWDIDGNRYIDYIGSWGPAICGHAHPEVTTALQEAIEKGTSFGAPCVLENKLAEMVIDAVPSVEMVRFVNSGTEACMAVLRLMRAFTGRDKVIKFDGCYHGHADMFLVKAGSGVATLGLPDSPGVPRTTTANTLTAPYNDLEAVKKLFSENPDAISGVILEPIVGNAGFITPEPGFLEGLRELTTENGSLLVFDEVMTGFRISYGGAQEKFGVTPDLTTLGKVIGGGLPVGAYGGKKEIMSMVAPSGPVYQAGTLSGNPLAMTAGIKTLELLKQDGTYDKLDSTTSRLVEGIIQSAENNGIPIYGGSVSAMFGFFLCDGPVRNFDEAKTNDAELFGKLHREMLRRGIYLAPSPFEAGFTSLSHGEEEIDKTIEAFDESFSAIKK from the coding sequence GTGACTGAAATATTAAATTACACCAAATCTGAAGAAATTTTTTCTGCGGCCCAACAACTAATGCCAGGTGGAGTTAGTTCTCCAGTAAGAGCTTTTAAGTCTGTAGGCGGCCAACCAATTGTTTTTGATAGAGTGAAAGGCCCCTTTGCTTGGGATATTGATGGAAATAGATATATTGACTACATAGGAAGCTGGGGGCCTGCCATATGTGGGCATGCCCACCCTGAAGTTACAACTGCATTACAGGAAGCAATTGAGAAAGGCACTAGCTTTGGTGCTCCATGCGTACTAGAGAACAAACTTGCTGAAATGGTAATTGATGCTGTCCCATCTGTAGAAATGGTTAGATTTGTTAATAGTGGAACTGAAGCATGCATGGCCGTTTTGAGACTAATGCGAGCATTTACTGGAAGAGATAAAGTTATTAAATTTGACGGTTGCTACCACGGACACGCAGATATGTTTTTAGTAAAAGCAGGATCAGGTGTAGCCACTCTAGGTTTACCAGATTCTCCTGGTGTTCCACGGACAACAACTGCCAACACTCTAACTGCTCCCTACAACGATCTAGAAGCAGTAAAAAAATTATTTTCTGAGAATCCTGATGCCATTTCGGGTGTGATACTTGAACCTATTGTTGGCAATGCTGGATTTATCACTCCTGAACCAGGATTCTTGGAAGGATTAAGAGAATTAACAACAGAGAATGGCTCCTTATTAGTTTTTGACGAAGTTATGACTGGGTTCAGAATAAGTTATGGAGGCGCTCAAGAAAAGTTTGGAGTTACTCCTGATTTAACCACCCTTGGTAAAGTAATTGGTGGAGGCTTACCTGTTGGAGCCTATGGAGGCAAGAAAGAAATAATGTCAATGGTAGCCCCTTCAGGACCGGTTTACCAAGCAGGTACTTTGAGCGGTAATCCACTCGCAATGACTGCTGGAATAAAAACCCTTGAATTGCTCAAACAAGATGGTACATACGATAAACTTGATTCAACAACTTCTAGATTAGTTGAAGGGATAATTCAGTCTGCAGAAAATAACGGTATACCTATTTATGGCGGAAGTGTAAGCGCTATGTTTGGATTTTTCTTATGTGATGGGCCAGTAAGAAATTTTGATGAAGCCAAAACCAATGATGCCGAACTTTTTGGTAAGTTGCATAGAGAAATGCTTCGACGAGGAATTTACTTAGCCCCAAGTCCTTTTGAAGCTGGTTTCACATCACTCTCACATGGCGAAGAAGAAATTGATAAAACTATCGAGGCTTTCGACGAATCTTTTAGTGCAATAAAAAAATAA
- the xth gene encoding exodeoxyribonuclease III, which translates to MLIATWNVNSIRARLSQIIDWINQVKPDILCLQETKVQDNNFPIEAFEKLGYTVEVYGQKSYNGVAIISKIKAENVKKGFFGCMESDQDIEVFLDQKRLISADINGIKIINVYVPNGSSLESDKFTYKINWLNCLASFLDEQEKNGELICLMGDFNIAPTALDIHDPNKYEGVIMASEMERNALNNVLKERLIDSFRIFEKNSGHWSWWDYRNNAYELNKGWRIDHIYISKELSSQLKSCVIDSSPRENLRPSDHAPVMIDLNLSDLNVDFFESDDDFFEI; encoded by the coding sequence TTGTTAATAGCAACTTGGAACGTTAATTCTATAAGAGCACGACTTTCACAAATAATAGATTGGATTAATCAAGTCAAACCAGATATTTTATGTTTGCAAGAAACAAAAGTGCAGGATAATAATTTCCCAATTGAAGCTTTTGAAAAATTAGGCTATACAGTAGAGGTTTACGGACAAAAATCATACAATGGAGTCGCTATTATTTCTAAGATTAAAGCAGAAAATGTTAAAAAAGGATTCTTCGGTTGTATGGAATCTGATCAAGATATCGAGGTTTTCCTAGATCAAAAGAGATTAATTTCTGCTGATATTAACGGTATTAAAATCATAAATGTCTATGTCCCCAATGGATCTTCACTAGAATCAGACAAGTTTACCTACAAAATTAATTGGTTAAATTGTCTAGCTTCTTTTTTAGATGAACAAGAAAAGAACGGAGAATTAATTTGTCTTATGGGTGATTTTAATATTGCTCCAACTGCCTTAGATATTCATGATCCAAATAAATATGAAGGAGTAATAATGGCATCGGAGATGGAGAGAAATGCACTAAATAATGTTCTGAAAGAAAGATTAATAGATTCATTCAGGATTTTTGAAAAAAATTCTGGCCATTGGAGTTGGTGGGATTACCGTAATAACGCTTATGAATTAAATAAAGGTTGGAGAATAGATCATATCTATATCAGTAAAGAACTTTCATCACAACTTAAAAGTTGTGTCATAGACAGCTCACCAAGAGAAAATTTGCGCCCAAGTGATCATGCACCAGTGATGATTGACCTTAACTTAAGTGACTTAAATGTGGATTTCTTTGAGAGTGATGATGATTTTTTCGAAATATAA